The DNA segment CCCTGCGGTGAGCGAGGCGCCGGCCGTAGCATTCAGGTGAGCGGCCCACAGTGTGATGGGGATCGCACTGAGCGCGGCCAGCACGGCCGGCAGCCAGAAGGCCAGGTTGGCGGCCCGGACCTTGGTGAGGCCAGACAGGGAATCCAGCAGCAGTGCCATGGGCGATCCCGCTGCGTGGGTGTCCTCCCACTCCGCCCCGGACACCCAGGCGTACGCGTCGTGGGTCGCCAGCAGGTATTCCCCATCGACCCGGTGGATCGGCGCCTCCCAGCGCGGCGCCTCCAGGAGCCGAACGCCCGCGCTGATCAGGAAGGCCAGCGCGCAGACCCCAACTTGCTTCCACCGATCAGTAGAGGTAGCGCGGACGTGCTCCATGGCACTACTCTAGTCTGAAAGCCGCGGTGCGGGAAATCAATCCAGCCCGCCGGTCGTTGGAGCGCTTGGGGATGACCCCGCTGCAGATCGATACGCCGAAGGGACTGCCCCTTTGGGGACAGCCCCTTCGCATGATCCCGCCAGCAGGCGTCGCCGGCTGGGCTAGTTTGAGCTGATCTTGATCTGCTTGGGCCGCGCTTCGTCGGTCCTCGGCAAGCGAACCGTCAGCACGCCATTGGCGAGGCTGGCTTCAGCCTTCTCGGCGTCCACCGGCTCCGGCAGCTGCAGGGTGCGCTGGAACTCGCCATAGCTCAGCTCACGAAGCAGGTAGTCCGCCTTGTCGTCCTTCTCGCTGGGACGGACCTCGCCCCGCAGCGTGATGACGTCCCCCAGGATCTCGATCTTCAAGTCTTCCGGCTTCAAACCCGGCGTCACGGCCGTGATGACATAGCTTTCGTCGTCGGCGTGAATGTCCATTGGAATGCGCTGACCACCATTGAAGCCCACCGGCCGATCCATGCCTCTGTGAGTCATCGGCCCCGTCATGTAGTACCTAATCATCTGCCTGCCTCCAGTTCTGATATTTGACCCGTCTATTGCAGACAGCTTATCCATCGAGCATCAGCGGGGCATCAACGGTCGATACGAAGAGCGTTAACGGTCAGCCAGCCTGCTCTGGCCAAGCCCCGACGGTCCGCTGGCGCCTCCGCCCTACACTGGAGAGAACCAGGGCCGATCGAGCACAGGTCTCCGAATGGGCCCTGCCACATCTTGAGGGCGGCCACCCCCTGCCCAGCCTGCGGACTCATGCCAGCTGCTTCTTGTAGAACCGGTAGCGTTTGTAGATTTTGGCTCCGGCGTGATGGGCCAGGATCGCGGTGTCGGGGTTGTCCTCTCCGGTCAGGGAAAGATCCGCCCAGCGGTAGCCCTTGGGAACGGCCCGGCGTGCCATCTCCGCGAAGAGCAGAACGGCCACACCAGTATCCCAGTACTCCGGCAGCACCGCCACGCTCTTGACCGAGAGGCTGCTGGGCTGACGCCGCCGGTAGCGCAGGGCGCGGGCATAGTCCCAGGGGTAACGGAGACCGTTGAGGTGGATGAGGATCTCGTTGAAATTCGGGATGGCGGGAAACCAGCCAACCGATTTCCCGTCGGCTTCGGCGAACAGGATCAGATCGGGATCGGCCAGGTCTTTCAGCGGCAGCAGCATGGCAGCTACCGATGACCGGGTGTACGGGACGAACCCGGGCAGATGCTCCAGGGCCCGGTTCTGCAGGACCCAGATCCGATCGATCTCGCCCTCCAGGTCATTCATCTTGGCGCCGCGAATCAAGAAAGCTCTGCGGCGGCGCACTCCTTCCGCAAGTCGCTCCAGGCGCCTGAGGGAGCGAGCCTCCGGATCAATGTCGAAAGCGTAGGCCAGGCCATCGTCGTGCCGCTGGCGGAAGCCGAACCGCTCGAAGAAGGCTGGATAGTAGGCGGGATTATGACCGCAGAGGATGGCAGGTGGTCGGTCGCGGCCCTCAATGAGAACGCCGCGGCAATCTTCGCGATCCAGGTTGTAGGTCCCGCAGAGCATGGTCAAGCCATGGTCGCCGGCCCAACGTGCGGCTTGCTGGAAGAGGGCTTCGGCCACACCGTAGTCCTCGACGCACTCGAAGAAGCCCAGCGAACACTCGCCGGCCTCGCCGCCGTTCTCATGCGAACAGCACACCGTTCCTGCCATGCGCCCGTCCTTGTAGGCAGCGAAGAAGTCGGCGTAGCCGTTCTGGAAGAACAGACCTCGTTCCGGGTCGGTCGCCTTCGTGCGCTCTGAGAGCAGGGGCGGCACCCACAGCGGGTCGGATCGGTACAGGCGCCAGGGGAAGGTGAGGAAGGCCTGCTTCTGGTGGCGGTTCTGGACGGGCCGAACCTCAATCACAGTCGCTGGCCTAGGGCGTCGGTTCGGGAATCGGTTCGGGTGTCGCTTTGCGGCGCTCTTCCAGTTGGCGATTGATCTCCTGGTAGTTGTCGCGGCCGAGCGGAAACAGCAAGGTGAACACGATTCCCATCACCAGCGCCAAGGCCGGGATCGGGCCCGCCACCATGCGGATCCCGAAGATGGCACTGTCGGGCTGGACGGCGCTGTTGGGGACATAGCCGCTGGCCTGCAGGATGAGCAGCGCCGCCGGCACCGCCAGCGACGAAGCGACCTTCTGGGCCAGCGTGATCAGGCTGTAGAACATGCCCTCATTGCGCTTGCCGCTCTGAAGCTCGCCGTACTCGATTGCATCGGGGATGATCGCCCAGGGCATCACATGCATCGCCGAGACCCCGACCCCGGCCAGAACGCACAAGGTCATGATCAGCGGCATTCCCGTGGCGGGGCTGAGCGAGGCCAGGACCATCAGCACCACGGCCAGAAAAGCGATGCCGATAATGTATGCCCAGCGCTTGTTCAGATGGCGCGAAATCCAGGCCCACAGGGGCAGGGCGGCCAGGGCCACCACGAAGATCGTCCCCAGAATCATGTCGCTCTGCGACTCGCGCTCGACGACGTACTTGACGTAGTACAGCAAGTTCACCTGGATAATGGCCATCGTCACGCCATTGAACAGGAACAGCATCAGCCCAAACACAAACGGCCGATTTCTCCAGGAGGCCCTGATCGACTCCCTGAATCCCGATTGCGGTTGGTGCATGAATTCTTCCCGCTCCCGCGTTCCCCAGAACACCACCCACAGGGGCAGGGCGGAGATCAAACCGAAGAGGGCACCCATCCTCCAGACCCGGCCGGCGTGCTCCGGATTGAACCCGTTCACGATCGAAAGCGGCAGGGTGAAGGCGATCAGGCTGCCCAGGATGGAGAAGAACATGCGGGTGCTGGTCAGCGAGGTTCGCTCATCGTAGTCGCTGGTGATTTCCGGCGTCAGGGCGTAGAACGGCATG comes from the Anaerolineales bacterium genome and includes:
- a CDS encoding Hsp20/alpha crystallin family protein — its product is MIRYYMTGPMTHRGMDRPVGFNGGQRIPMDIHADDESYVITAVTPGLKPEDLKIEILGDVITLRGEVRPSEKDDKADYLLRELSYGEFQRTLQLPEPVDAEKAEASLANGVLTVRLPRTDEARPKQIKISSN
- a CDS encoding MFS transporter, giving the protein MAATARVSRREKWAYGSGDLGFSLTNTILSVYFAIFLTEVVGVMPAVAALAIFIGSTWDYINDPLVGYLSDRTRTRWGRRRPYLLFGALPFALAFSLLWWRPPVESVPALALYYALAFALFDTAASFVYMPFYALTPEITSDYDERTSLTSTRMFFSILGSLIAFTLPLSIVNGFNPEHAGRVWRMGALFGLISALPLWVVFWGTREREEFMHQPQSGFRESIRASWRNRPFVFGLMLFLFNGVTMAIIQVNLLYYVKYVVERESQSDMILGTIFVVALAALPLWAWISRHLNKRWAYIIGIAFLAVVLMVLASLSPATGMPLIMTLCVLAGVGVSAMHVMPWAIIPDAIEYGELQSGKRNEGMFYSLITLAQKVASSLAVPAALLILQASGYVPNSAVQPDSAIFGIRMVAGPIPALALVMGIVFTLLFPLGRDNYQEINRQLEERRKATPEPIPEPTP